A genomic region of Microlunatus sagamiharensis contains the following coding sequences:
- a CDS encoding PLP-dependent cysteine synthase family protein: protein MTRFASLEDSVGGTPLVGLPSLSPSEDVRLWAKLEDRNPTGSIKDRAALAMIRAAEADGRLRPGSTILEPTSGNTGISLAMAAKVRGYRMVCVMPENTSIERKQILAMWGAEIVSSPAAGGSNEAVRVAKEVAADHPDWVMLYQYGNPANSEAHYLTTGPEILADLPTVTHVVAGLGTTGTLMGMGRFFREHKPDVQIIAAEPRYGELVYGLRNLDEGFVPELYDASLVDRRFSVGARDSVRRVRELLEREGIFAGLSTGAIVHAAMAQATRSVKAGEPADIAFIICDAGWKYLSTGAYNTDLDTTEDFLDTQVWA, encoded by the coding sequence CTGACCCGCTTCGCCTCCCTCGAGGACTCGGTCGGCGGCACCCCGCTGGTCGGGCTGCCGTCGCTCTCGCCGAGCGAGGACGTGCGGCTCTGGGCCAAGCTCGAGGACCGCAACCCGACCGGTTCGATCAAGGACCGTGCGGCTCTGGCGATGATCAGGGCCGCCGAGGCCGACGGCCGCCTCCGGCCCGGCTCGACCATCCTCGAGCCGACCAGCGGCAACACCGGCATCTCGCTGGCGATGGCCGCCAAGGTGCGCGGCTACCGCATGGTCTGCGTCATGCCCGAGAACACCTCGATCGAGCGCAAGCAGATCCTGGCGATGTGGGGCGCGGAGATCGTGTCCTCCCCGGCCGCCGGCGGCTCGAACGAGGCCGTCCGCGTGGCCAAGGAGGTCGCGGCGGACCACCCCGACTGGGTGATGCTCTACCAGTACGGCAACCCGGCGAACTCCGAGGCGCACTACCTCACCACCGGGCCCGAGATCCTCGCCGACCTGCCCACGGTCACGCACGTCGTCGCCGGCCTGGGCACCACGGGCACGTTGATGGGCATGGGCCGCTTCTTCCGCGAGCACAAGCCGGACGTGCAGATCATCGCGGCCGAGCCCCGCTACGGCGAGCTCGTCTACGGCCTGCGCAACCTCGACGAGGGCTTCGTGCCCGAGCTGTACGACGCCAGCCTCGTCGACCGCCGCTTCTCGGTGGGTGCGCGCGACTCGGTGCGACGGGTCCGTGAGCTGCTCGAGCGCGAGGGGATCTTCGCGGGCCTGTCGACCGGCGCGATCGTGCACGCCGCGATGGCGCAGGCCACCCGCTCGGTCAAGGCGGGAGAACCTGCCGACATCGCCTTCATCATCTGCGACGCCGGGTGGAAGTACCTGTCGACCGGGGCCTACAACACCGACCTCGACACCACCGAGGACTTCCTCGACACCCAGGTCTGGGCGTAG
- a CDS encoding Mov34/MPN/PAD-1 family protein — MLRISQDLVDGMVAHARADHPDEACGVIAGPEGSDTPLRLVPMINADRSPTFFRFDPSEQLEISKQMWAADEEIVVVYHSHTATEAYPSRTDVSYAAEPQAHYVLVSTAESGREPGPVSVRSFRILEGVVTEEEIEVLPAPDAQGETE, encoded by the coding sequence GTGCTCCGGATCAGCCAGGACCTCGTCGACGGGATGGTCGCCCACGCGCGCGCGGACCACCCGGACGAGGCGTGCGGCGTCATCGCGGGACCCGAGGGCTCGGACACGCCGCTGCGCCTCGTGCCCATGATCAACGCGGACCGCTCGCCGACCTTCTTCCGCTTCGACCCGAGCGAGCAGCTCGAGATCAGCAAGCAGATGTGGGCCGCCGACGAGGAGATCGTGGTCGTCTACCACTCCCACACCGCGACCGAGGCCTACCCGTCACGCACCGACGTCTCGTACGCCGCGGAGCCGCAGGCGCACTACGTCCTGGTCTCGACCGCGGAGTCCGGCCGTGAGCCCGGGCCGGTGTCGGTCCGCTCCTTCCGGATCCTCGAGGGCGTGGTCACCGAGGAGGAGATCGAGGTCCTCCCGGCGCCCGACGCGCAGGGCGAGACGGAATAG
- a CDS encoding MBL fold metallo-hydrolase, producing MTVWTCRTCAVERPDTPEPPATCAICSDDRQYVRPSGQRWTTLAELAAEGRSGRLEEVEPGLLGIRVEPSVGIGQRALLVRTGAGNLLWDPNGYVDDDLEAAVRGAGGVAAVASSHPHMFGAQVDWARRFDAPVWVQERDRGWVQREDERVQGWGETHEVLPGVTLHRVGGHFPGSAVARFTGADGGTVLLTGDTVAGTPDEHWVSFMRSYPNQVPLSAAVVRRVADRVLALGPERLYDNFGGCVRADASTWVARSAERYVAWVRGDFDHLTGT from the coding sequence GTGACCGTCTGGACCTGCCGCACCTGCGCCGTCGAGCGGCCGGACACGCCCGAGCCGCCCGCGACCTGCGCGATCTGCAGCGACGACCGGCAGTACGTCCGCCCCTCCGGGCAGCGCTGGACCACCCTCGCCGAGCTCGCGGCCGAGGGGCGCAGCGGTCGCCTCGAGGAGGTCGAACCCGGCCTGCTCGGGATCCGCGTCGAGCCGTCGGTCGGGATCGGGCAGCGGGCGCTCCTCGTGCGGACCGGGGCGGGCAACCTGCTCTGGGACCCGAACGGCTACGTCGACGACGACCTCGAGGCGGCGGTGCGCGGCGCCGGCGGGGTCGCCGCGGTCGCGTCGAGCCACCCGCACATGTTCGGCGCGCAGGTCGACTGGGCGCGACGCTTCGACGCGCCGGTGTGGGTCCAGGAGCGGGACCGCGGCTGGGTCCAGCGCGAGGACGAGCGCGTGCAGGGCTGGGGCGAGACGCACGAGGTGCTGCCGGGCGTGACGTTGCACCGCGTCGGCGGGCACTTCCCGGGCAGCGCGGTCGCCCGGTTCACCGGCGCGGACGGCGGGACCGTGCTGCTCACCGGCGACACCGTCGCCGGTACGCCGGACGAGCACTGGGTGTCCTTCATGCGCAGCTATCCCAACCAGGTGCCGCTGTCGGCCGCCGTCGTCCGCAGGGTCGCCGACCGGGTGCTGGCGCTGGGGCCCGAGCGGCTCTACGACAACTTCGGGGGCTGCGTCCGGGCCGACGCCTCGACGTGGGTCGCCCGCTCGGCCGAGCGCTACGTGGCCTGGGTCCGCGGGGACTTCGACCATCTCACCGGGACCTGA
- a CDS encoding esterase-like activity of phytase family protein, protein MTRRPLLLGTLVAGLALTATATAVPAASAKPAPAPGPRPSTSLSLRVYTERVAAIGTVGGVQVRGDGYGSAVVPVPGHKDQVYGLTDRGPNVDGPDDSKIEPSPGFVPSIGKFTLKKDGSARLVKRIELRAKDGTPYNGQVNTQAGTGETITDLDGKVLPASPYGYDSEGLVALKDGTFWVSDEYGPFITHFSRKGRAIERLSPFDGSLPRELALRTPNRGMEGLTITPDGKTLVGIMQSALTQADAGKPKSVAVTRIVTVDLRTKVSREYAYVLDNPKALGTAVSEIAALSATRFVVDERDGEFGPGAVKKLYEVDLSGATDVGPGTTAGPYSATTGVSLGGLSLESVAGTGDSASATSALTTAGVTPVSKKLYLDLGALTNAAAPGGTFFDHDKIEGVAVLDGGRRIIVSNDSDFGIGDSAGDAAPFGLVAKTRPDGSVDDGQFLVIDRH, encoded by the coding sequence GTGACCCGTCGCCCCCTCCTCCTCGGAACGCTCGTCGCCGGCCTGGCCCTGACCGCCACCGCGACCGCCGTCCCCGCCGCCTCGGCCAAGCCGGCCCCCGCCCCCGGCCCCCGCCCGTCGACCTCGCTCTCCCTGCGCGTCTACACCGAGCGCGTGGCCGCGATCGGCACCGTCGGCGGCGTGCAGGTCCGGGGCGACGGCTACGGCTCGGCGGTCGTGCCCGTGCCCGGCCACAAGGACCAGGTGTACGGCCTGACCGACCGCGGCCCGAACGTCGACGGCCCCGACGACAGCAAGATCGAGCCGAGCCCCGGCTTCGTGCCCTCGATCGGGAAGTTCACGCTCAAGAAGGACGGCAGCGCCAGGCTCGTCAAGCGGATCGAGCTGCGGGCCAAGGACGGCACGCCGTACAACGGGCAGGTCAACACCCAGGCCGGCACCGGCGAGACGATAACCGACCTCGACGGCAAGGTCCTGCCGGCGTCTCCGTACGGCTACGACTCCGAGGGCCTGGTGGCGCTGAAGGACGGGACCTTCTGGGTGTCCGACGAGTACGGCCCGTTCATCACGCACTTCAGCAGGAAGGGGCGCGCGATCGAGCGGCTCTCGCCGTTCGACGGCTCGCTGCCCCGCGAGCTCGCGCTGCGGACGCCGAACCGCGGCATGGAGGGCCTGACGATCACGCCGGACGGGAAGACGCTCGTCGGGATCATGCAGTCGGCGCTGACCCAGGCCGACGCCGGCAAGCCGAAGTCCGTCGCGGTCACCCGGATCGTCACCGTGGACCTGAGGACGAAGGTGAGCCGCGAGTACGCCTACGTGCTCGACAACCCGAAGGCGCTCGGCACGGCGGTCAGCGAGATCGCCGCGCTGTCGGCCACGCGCTTCGTCGTCGACGAGCGTGACGGCGAGTTCGGGCCGGGCGCGGTCAAGAAGCTCTACGAGGTCGACCTGAGCGGGGCGACCGACGTCGGTCCGGGCACCACGGCCGGCCCGTACAGCGCGACGACCGGGGTGTCCCTGGGTGGCCTCAGCCTCGAGTCCGTGGCCGGCACCGGCGACAGCGCCTCCGCGACGAGCGCGCTGACCACCGCGGGCGTGACGCCGGTGAGCAAGAAGCTCTACCTCGACCTCGGCGCCCTCACCAACGCCGCCGCGCCCGGCGGCACCTTCTTCGACCACGACAAGATCGAGGGCGTCGCGGTGCTCGACGGCGGCCGCCGGATCATCGTGTCCAACGACAGCGACTTCGGCATCGGCGACAGCGCGGGCGACGCCGCCCCCTTCGGCCTCGTCGCCAAGACGCGCCCGGACGGTTCGGTCGACGACGGCCAGTTCCTGGTCATCGACCGGCACTGA
- the murI gene encoding glutamate racemase, translating into MAAGVGTQAPIGIFDSGFGGLLVARAVTDLLPYEDIVYLGDTARCPYGDQPIAQVREYALECLDHLVAQGVKALVIACNAASAAVLRDARERYSVPVVEVISPAARRAAAATRNGRVGVICTEATATSQAYDDAFAAAPRIDLTTVACPSFVPFVEAGITGGPELLAAAEEYLAPLRGEGGVGRDGVDTLILGCTHYPLLTGVISMVLGDEVTLVSSADEGAKAVYVELTRRGLTHDEPRPSSHRFLTTGNPEAFERLGARLLNGLVTDVEQFV; encoded by the coding sequence GTGGCAGCAGGGGTCGGGACACAGGCGCCGATCGGGATCTTCGACTCCGGCTTCGGCGGGCTCCTCGTGGCCCGCGCGGTGACCGACCTGCTGCCGTACGAGGACATCGTCTACCTGGGCGACACGGCCCGGTGCCCCTACGGGGACCAGCCGATCGCTCAGGTGCGCGAGTATGCGCTCGAATGCCTCGACCACCTCGTCGCTCAGGGCGTGAAGGCCCTCGTGATCGCCTGCAACGCCGCCAGCGCCGCGGTCCTGCGCGACGCGCGCGAGCGCTACTCCGTGCCCGTCGTCGAGGTGATCTCGCCGGCGGCCCGGCGGGCGGCCGCCGCTACGCGCAACGGCCGCGTCGGGGTCATCTGCACCGAGGCGACGGCCACCTCGCAGGCGTACGACGACGCCTTCGCGGCCGCGCCGCGCATCGACCTCACGACCGTGGCCTGCCCGTCCTTCGTGCCCTTCGTCGAGGCGGGAATCACCGGCGGGCCGGAGCTCCTCGCCGCCGCCGAGGAGTACCTGGCGCCGCTGCGGGGCGAGGGCGGCGTGGGACGTGACGGCGTCGACACGCTGATCCTCGGGTGCACCCACTACCCGCTGCTGACCGGCGTCATCTCCATGGTCCTCGGCGACGAGGTCACGCTCGTGTCGAGCGCCGACGAGGGCGCCAAGGCCGTCTACGTCGAGCTCACCCGGCGCGGCCTCACGCACGACGAGCCCCGGCCGAGCAGCCACCGCTTCCTCACCACGGGCAACCCGGAGGCCTTCGAGCGGCTCGGCGCCCGGCTCCTCAACGGTCTCGTCACCGACGTCGAGCAGTTCGTCTGA
- a CDS encoding MoaD/ThiS family protein has translation MAVEVRIPTILRTYTGGEKAVSGQGTTLAELFDDVEGRHPGLRARIVDEKADSTALRRFVNVYVNDEDVRFSGGLSAPVADGDVVVVLPAVAGGSL, from the coding sequence ATGGCGGTAGAGGTGCGGATCCCGACGATCCTGCGGACCTACACGGGCGGCGAGAAGGCCGTCTCGGGGCAGGGGACCACCCTCGCCGAGTTGTTCGACGACGTCGAGGGCCGGCACCCCGGCCTGCGGGCGCGGATCGTCGACGAGAAGGCCGACAGCACCGCGCTGCGCCGCTTCGTCAACGTCTACGTCAACGACGAGGACGTCCGCTTCTCCGGTGGCCTCTCGGCCCCCGTCGCCGACGGCGACGTCGTCGTCGTCCTCCCCGCCGTCGCGGGCGGCTCGCTCTGA
- a CDS encoding carotenoid oxygenase family protein, translated as MGDYRVGLEGIDTEVVDAELETTGTWPAWLGGTLVRNGPGRFTAQPGGRGQPARHWFDGLALLQRFTVRDGRVSYARRYVRSPAWRAATETGAFGFAEVGTTPPRSWPARLARFGRPPETGTNAVVNVLRLGGRHVAVTETPDAIPYDPFTLETTDVLRYDDDLPGDWCCAHPHHEQARGLLTGLTLQYGRRSSYHVYELDDDSLQRRLVASVPTEHPSYMHSFAMTARFVVLLEYPLLANTLSLLVGRSLVDSHDWRPERGTRFTVVERVTGSVVCRSVVPAFFCYHQVNAFESDGALLVDLPSVPGEQAMHQFDLDALRGPGPRTPAGELRRYRVPLDGGPVTWRLLSRTPFEFPAIAYVQRSGLPYRHVYGVGTPDTLTTSFSDRLVKVDVEDGSSRTWTAEGCWPGEPVLVDDPSSTAEDAGVVLSLVLDSVARRSFLLALDADTFTEVARAEVPDALPLGFHGQWYDDAP; from the coding sequence GTGGGCGACTACCGGGTCGGGCTCGAGGGGATCGACACCGAGGTCGTCGACGCCGAGCTCGAGACGACGGGAACGTGGCCGGCGTGGCTGGGCGGCACGCTCGTGCGCAACGGCCCCGGCCGCTTCACCGCGCAGCCCGGCGGTCGCGGGCAGCCGGCACGCCACTGGTTCGACGGGCTGGCGCTGCTCCAGCGCTTCACGGTCCGCGACGGCCGGGTCTCCTACGCCCGTCGCTACGTGCGCAGCCCGGCCTGGCGGGCGGCGACGGAGACCGGGGCGTTCGGGTTCGCCGAGGTCGGCACCACCCCGCCCCGGTCGTGGCCCGCGCGGCTGGCGCGCTTCGGCCGGCCGCCCGAGACCGGGACGAACGCCGTGGTCAACGTGCTGCGCCTCGGCGGGCGCCACGTGGCCGTGACCGAGACCCCGGACGCGATCCCGTACGACCCGTTCACGCTCGAGACCACCGACGTCCTGCGCTACGACGACGACCTGCCCGGCGACTGGTGCTGCGCGCACCCGCACCACGAGCAGGCCCGCGGTCTGCTGACCGGCCTGACCCTGCAGTACGGGCGGCGCAGCAGCTACCACGTGTACGAGCTCGACGACGACAGCCTGCAGCGCCGCCTGGTCGCCAGCGTGCCGACCGAGCACCCGTCGTACATGCACTCGTTCGCGATGACCGCGCGGTTCGTCGTGCTGCTCGAGTACCCGCTGCTGGCGAACACCCTGTCGCTGCTCGTCGGCCGCTCGCTCGTCGACAGCCACGACTGGCGGCCCGAACGCGGGACCCGGTTCACCGTGGTGGAGCGCGTCACCGGCTCGGTCGTCTGCCGCAGCGTGGTCCCCGCCTTCTTCTGCTACCACCAGGTCAACGCCTTCGAGTCCGACGGCGCCCTGCTGGTGGACCTGCCGTCGGTCCCTGGTGAGCAGGCGATGCACCAGTTCGACCTCGACGCCCTCCGCGGGCCCGGCCCGCGGACGCCGGCGGGCGAGCTGCGCCGCTACCGGGTGCCTCTGGACGGCGGGCCGGTGACGTGGCGCCTGCTGAGCCGCACGCCGTTCGAGTTCCCGGCGATCGCGTACGTCCAGCGCTCGGGCCTGCCCTACCGCCACGTCTACGGCGTCGGGACGCCGGACACCCTGACGACCTCGTTCTCCGACCGGCTGGTGAAGGTCGACGTCGAGGACGGCAGCAGCCGGACCTGGACGGCCGAGGGCTGCTGGCCCGGTGAGCCGGTCCTGGTCGACGACCCCTCGAGCACCGCCGAGGACGCCGGCGTCGTCCTCTCCCTCGTGCTCGACTCGGTCGCACGGCGGTCGTTCCTGCTCGCGCTCGACGCCGACACGTTCACCGAGGTCGCCCGGGCGGAGGTTCCGGACGCGCTGCCCCTGGGCTTCCACGGGCAGTGGTACGACGACGCTCCCTGA
- a CDS encoding VOC family protein: MSQHPAEAVSPTGLHHVRLTVTDIARSKAFYTTLLGSEPVIDQSDHVDEPGVKESQEQFYGGCVFAVGDQILGLRPVAEPGDRFSSTRVGLDHVGIQVESRSDLDKAVERLDADGVPHGEITDIGSMVILSIQDPDDINLELAFPTS, encoded by the coding sequence ATGAGCCAGCACCCCGCCGAGGCGGTAAGCCCCACCGGTCTCCACCACGTCCGCCTGACCGTCACCGACATCGCCCGCTCCAAGGCGTTCTACACGACCCTGCTCGGCAGCGAGCCGGTCATCGACCAGTCGGACCACGTCGACGAGCCGGGGGTGAAGGAGAGCCAGGAGCAGTTCTACGGCGGCTGCGTGTTCGCCGTCGGCGACCAGATCCTCGGGCTCCGCCCCGTCGCGGAGCCGGGCGACCGCTTCTCCTCGACGCGTGTCGGCCTCGACCACGTCGGCATCCAGGTGGAGTCCCGCAGCGACCTGGACAAGGCCGTCGAGCGCCTGGACGCCGACGGCGTGCCGCACGGCGAGATCACCGACATCGGCTCGATGGTGATCCTGTCGATCCAGGACCCCGACGACATCAACCTCGAGCTCGCCTTCCCGACCAGCTGA
- a CDS encoding LysR family transcriptional regulator translates to MDLRRLHLLVELSRLGSMRAVADTHGLTTSTVSQQVAALAREVGTSLVEPDGRRVRLTPAGRRLADHAVTILAAADAARVDLDPAAEPAGTLRVGGFSTGIRTSLLPVVAELERTHPAVEVLISEYEPAEALALLAEDDLDLALTYDHNLAPVALPPTMSASPLWTAAWSLAVPAAPDLPDASVGFARWADRDWIVNSRNTADEDVLRTLGALAGFTPRVRHRIDSLELVEDLVLAGQGLALLPAASRPRAGVSLLELRDPPVLLTAYAVTRLGRERWSPLRLLLDRLAAQDAGPQDAP, encoded by the coding sequence GTGGACCTGCGTCGCCTGCACCTGCTCGTCGAGCTGTCGCGGCTCGGGTCGATGCGCGCGGTCGCCGACACCCACGGCCTGACGACTTCGACCGTCTCGCAGCAGGTCGCGGCGCTGGCCCGCGAGGTCGGCACGTCGCTCGTCGAGCCCGACGGCCGGAGGGTGCGCCTCACGCCGGCCGGGCGCCGGCTGGCCGACCACGCGGTGACGATCCTGGCCGCGGCCGACGCCGCCCGCGTCGACCTCGACCCCGCCGCCGAGCCCGCCGGGACGCTGCGCGTCGGGGGCTTCTCCACCGGGATCCGCACGTCGCTGCTGCCGGTCGTCGCCGAGCTCGAGCGGACCCACCCGGCGGTCGAGGTGCTGATCAGCGAGTACGAGCCGGCCGAGGCGCTCGCGCTCCTGGCCGAGGACGACCTCGACCTGGCCCTGACCTACGACCACAACCTGGCGCCCGTGGCGCTGCCGCCGACGATGTCGGCGAGCCCGCTGTGGACGGCGGCCTGGTCGCTGGCGGTGCCGGCCGCTCCCGACCTGCCTGACGCGAGCGTGGGGTTCGCGAGGTGGGCCGACCGGGACTGGATCGTCAACTCCCGCAACACCGCCGACGAGGACGTGCTGCGCACCCTCGGGGCGCTCGCCGGCTTCACCCCGCGGGTGCGCCACCGGATCGACAGCCTCGAGCTCGTCGAGGACCTGGTCCTGGCCGGGCAGGGGCTCGCCCTGCTGCCCGCGGCGAGCCGGCCGCGCGCGGGGGTGAGCCTGCTCGAGCTGCGGGACCCGCCCGTCCTGCTCACCGCGTACGCGGTCACCCGCCTCGGCCGCGAGCGCTGGTCACCCCTGCGCCTCCTCCTCGACCGGCTCGCCGCCCAGGACGCAGGCCCTCAGGACGCTCCCTGA
- a CDS encoding LLM class flavin-dependent oxidoreductase — translation MAGQDTGRPLRRLGFLTIGLFDPADPGPGHAFTLEMIELGERLGFDSAWLRDRHLQHGISSPVAVLAAASQRTSRIDLGTAVIPLGWENPLRLAEDLATVDVLSGGRLNPGISVGPPMAWDDVKASLYPDTAEVEDFGYGRVERLLGFVSGERASTFTGTRGIEVFSDRVQPQSPGLRERLWYGGASFRSARWAGEHAMNFLTSSVLKVDESLPEGEAYDFGALQAEQVRAYRAAHPAGEAARVSQGLVVLPTDSTTREQRERYTAYADARLERTREPQGPGRLLFAPDLVGTSEELAEQLAAHAAFREVDEVAFALPFTFEPEDYVQILTDMATRLGPLLGWEPSA, via the coding sequence ATGGCTGGACAGGACACGGGGCGGCCGCTGCGACGGCTCGGCTTCCTCACGATCGGCCTCTTCGACCCCGCCGACCCCGGCCCCGGCCACGCCTTCACCCTCGAGATGATCGAGCTCGGCGAGCGGCTGGGGTTCGACAGCGCGTGGCTGCGGGACCGGCACCTGCAGCACGGCATCTCCTCGCCGGTCGCCGTGCTCGCGGCGGCCTCCCAGCGCACCTCGCGGATCGACCTCGGCACGGCCGTCATCCCGCTCGGCTGGGAGAACCCGCTGCGCCTGGCCGAGGACCTGGCCACGGTCGACGTCCTCAGCGGCGGCCGGCTCAACCCGGGCATCAGCGTGGGGCCGCCGATGGCCTGGGACGACGTCAAGGCCTCCCTCTACCCCGACACCGCCGAGGTCGAGGACTTCGGCTACGGCCGCGTCGAGCGGCTGCTCGGCTTCGTCTCCGGCGAGCGCGCGAGCACGTTCACGGGCACCCGGGGGATCGAGGTCTTCTCCGACCGCGTCCAGCCGCAGTCTCCGGGGCTGCGCGAGCGCCTCTGGTACGGCGGCGCCAGCTTCCGCTCGGCGCGGTGGGCCGGCGAGCACGCGATGAACTTCCTCACCTCGAGCGTGCTCAAGGTCGACGAATCGCTGCCCGAGGGCGAGGCGTACGACTTCGGCGCCCTGCAGGCCGAGCAGGTGCGGGCCTACCGCGCCGCGCACCCGGCGGGCGAGGCGGCACGGGTCTCCCAGGGGCTCGTCGTGCTCCCGACCGACAGCACGACCCGCGAGCAGCGCGAGCGCTACACCGCGTACGCCGACGCGCGGCTCGAGCGCACCCGCGAGCCGCAGGGCCCGGGCCGGCTGCTCTTCGCGCCCGACCTGGTCGGCACCTCCGAGGAGCTCGCCGAGCAGCTGGCCGCGCACGCGGCCTTCCGCGAGGTCGACGAGGTCGCCTTCGCGCTGCCCTTCACCTTCGAGCCGGAGGACTACGTCCAGATCCTCACCGACATGGCGACCCGCCTCGGCCCGCTGCTCGGCTGGGAGCCCTCGGCCTGA
- a CDS encoding EamA family transporter, with protein MHASYAVPDRSRQGALMAMAAMVCVQTGLAVSVTLIDRVGAEGAAWLRLVWAGAIMLLLARPWRARLTRAAWGTAVGLGVATAAVTLFFMAAVARLPLGTASAIEFLGPLGVAVARGRGTGRFVWPVLAAVGVLLLTRPWAGSADPAGVAYALAAACCWAAYILLTQRVGDRVSGLTGLGISMPVAALVATLTVGPSVVGRMTPELLLAGLGLAVLLPVVPFSLEMLALRRLSTAAFGTLMSLEPAFAMLVGLVVLAQVPAAPALVGVAFVVAAGIGAERSGSRSADAAAGEPLDEVALEEEEQHDHRRDVDEGEGHRGAVVGAELPLQVEQADR; from the coding sequence GTGCACGCCTCGTACGCCGTCCCGGACCGCTCCCGCCAGGGCGCCCTCATGGCCATGGCCGCGATGGTCTGCGTCCAGACCGGCCTCGCCGTCTCGGTGACCCTGATCGACCGCGTCGGCGCCGAGGGGGCCGCCTGGCTCCGCCTCGTCTGGGCCGGCGCGATCATGCTGCTCCTCGCCCGGCCGTGGCGCGCACGGCTGACCCGGGCCGCGTGGGGCACGGCGGTGGGCCTCGGCGTCGCGACCGCCGCGGTGACGCTGTTCTTCATGGCCGCGGTCGCCCGGCTGCCGCTCGGCACGGCGAGCGCCATCGAGTTCCTCGGGCCGCTCGGCGTCGCCGTGGCCCGGGGTCGCGGGACCGGGCGGTTCGTGTGGCCCGTCCTCGCCGCCGTCGGCGTGCTGCTGCTGACCCGGCCCTGGGCGGGCTCCGCGGACCCGGCCGGCGTCGCGTACGCGCTCGCCGCGGCGTGCTGCTGGGCGGCGTACATCCTGCTCACCCAGCGCGTGGGCGACCGCGTCTCCGGGCTCACCGGCCTCGGCATCTCGATGCCGGTCGCGGCGCTCGTGGCCACGCTGACCGTGGGCCCCTCGGTCGTCGGGCGGATGACGCCCGAGCTGCTCCTCGCCGGTCTCGGGCTGGCGGTGCTGCTGCCCGTCGTGCCCTTCAGCCTGGAGATGCTCGCGCTGCGACGTCTGAGCACCGCCGCCTTCGGCACGCTGATGAGCCTCGAGCCGGCGTTCGCCATGCTCGTCGGGCTGGTCGTGCTCGCCCAGGTGCCGGCCGCGCCCGCACTGGTCGGCGTCGCCTTCGTCGTCGCCGCCGGGATCGGCGCGGAGCGCTCCGGCAGCCGGTCAGCGGATGCCGCTGCGGGCGAACCCCTGGACGAAGTAGCGCTGGAAGAGGAGGAACAGCACGACCATCGGCGTGACGTTGATGAGGGCGAAGGCCATCGTGGCGCCGTAGTCGGGGCCGAACTGCCCCTGCAGGTAGAGCAGGCCGATCGGTAG